From the Lates calcarifer isolate ASB-BC8 unplaced genomic scaffold, TLL_Latcal_v3 _unitig_509_quiver_1317, whole genome shotgun sequence genome, one window contains:
- the LOC108873662 gene encoding choline transporter-like protein 5-A, with the protein WLHGDPRKVLYPTDSYGQFCGQKGTSNAKKPILFYFNILKCTNPTILINLQCPTTQMCVSQCPDKFATYTEMQLQHKLNKSYWQYYKQFCKPGFNNPDKPVSQVLRDEDCPSMIIPSRPFLQRCLPDFITLNGTVTVANRTRFKDALEMPRSVAELQHAAKGITGLMDTKEMGMKIMEDYSKSWAWILIGLLISLAVSLVFILLLRFTAGLLLWTTIITVILLLAYGMWYCSVEWSQLKHRPGSEVAIVEVGLQTDLQVYLQLRQTWIILLVSLGVTEASFLAMLIFLRRRVQVAIALLREASKAIGHIMSTLFFPVVTFLLLTICISYWAVTAVYLASSGEAIYKVMSPDVSCPYANSTCSPETFNRTNISRSALCLGSQCLFAFYGGETSYHHYLFLLQLSNLLVFLWLVNFSLALEQCTLAGTFASYYWAKRKPQDIPPCPLFSSFSRAIRYHTGSLAFGALILSVVQLLRIILEYMEQKLKGVDNSLSRFIMCCLRCCFWCLEKFIRYMNHNAYIMVAVYGKNFCTSAREAFFLLMRNVVRVAVLDRVTDFLLFLGKVLIAGGVGLFAFFLFTRKIPVIQDEVPNLNYYWIPLLTVVIGAYLIAHGFFSVYAMCVDTLFLCFCDDLERNDGSSEKPFLMSPELHRILGKSSQ; encoded by the exons GAAGAAACCCATCCTATTCTATTTCAACATCTTAAAATGTACCAACCCGACTATACTCATCAACCTACAATGCCCTACAACTCAG atgtgtgtgtcacagtgccCAGACAAGTTTGCCACCTACACTGAGATGCAACTGCAACACAAACTCAACAAGAGTTACTGGCAATACTATAAACAGTTCTGCAAGCCTGGATTTAATAACCCTGACAAG CCAGTATCTCAGGTTCTACGTGATGAGGACTGTCCCTCCATGATCATACCTAGTCGACCAT ttcTGCAGAGATGTCTACCAGACTTCATCACTCTGAATGGGACTGTGACTGTGGCTAACAGAACCAGGTTTAAAGATGCTCTGGAAATGCCACGCAGTGTTGCTGAACTCCAACATGCTGCCAA GGGTATAACAGGACTAATGGACACTAAGGAGATGGGCATGAAGATAATGGAAGATTATTCCAAGTCATGGGCATGGATACTCAT AGGCCTGCTGATATCCTTGGCTGTTAGTCTGGTCTTCATCCTGCTGCTGAGGTTCACAGCTGGGTTGCTGTTGTGGACTACCATCATCACTGTCATACTGCTGCTGGCATATG gtatGTGGTACTGCTCTGTGGAGTGGTCCCAGCTCAAACACAGACCAGGCTCTGAGGTTGCCATTGTAGAAGTCGGCCTGCAGACTGACCTTCAGGTCTATCTTCAACTCAGACAGACATGGATCATTTTAT tggtGTCTCTGGGAGTAACGGAAGCTTCCTTCTTGGCGATGTTGATATTCTTAAGGAGAAGAGTCCAAGTGGCTATTGCCCTGCTCAGAGAGGCTAGCAA AGCCATTGGACACATCATGTCCACACTATTCTTTCCAGTTGTCACCTTTCTCTTATTGACTATTTGCATCTCCTACTGGGCAGTGACTGCTGT TTACCTAGCATCCTCAGGTGAAGCCATCTACAAAGTGATGTCTCCTGATGTGAGTTGCCCCTATGCCAACAGTACTTGCAGTCCTGAG ACCTTTAACAGGACCAACATCTCCAGATCAGCGTTGTGTCTGGGTTCTCAGTGTCTGTTTGCCTTCTATGGCGGGGAGACATCCTACCACCACTACCTCTTCCTGTTGCAGCTGTCCAACCTACTGGTCTTTCTCTGGCTGGTCAACTTCAGCTTGGCCCTGGAGCAGTGCACCCTGGCTGGGACGTTTGCTAGCTACTACTGGGCCAAGAGGAAGCCTCAAGACATCCCACCATGTCCACTCTTTTCATCATTCAGTAGGGCTATCAG GTATCACACAGGGTCTTTGGCGTTTGGAGCTCTAATTCTTTCAGTTGTCCAACTTCTGCGGATTATACTGGAATACATGGAGCAGAAACTAAAAg GAGTTGACAACAGCCTGTCCAGATTCATAATGTGCTGTCTGAGATGCTGCTTCTGGTGTTTGGAGAAATTTATACGCTACATGAACCATAATGCGTACATCATG GTGGCGGTCTATGGTAAGAACTTCTGTACCTCAGCCAGAGAGGCCTTCTTCCTGTTAATGAGAAATGTGGTCAG GGTTGCAGTTCTGGATAGAGTGACAGActttctgttgtttctgggcaAAGTGCTGATAGCAGGAGGAGTTG gtttgTTTGCATTCTTCCTCTTCACTAGGAAGATCCCAGTTATCCAGGATGAAGTACCCAATCTCAACTACTACTGGATCCCCCTACTG ACTGTGGTGATAGGTGCCTACCTCATTGCTCATGGTTTCTTCAGCGTCTATGCCATGTGTGTCGACAcactcttcctctgcttct GTGATGACTTGGAGAGGAATGATGGTAGTTCAGAAAAACCTTTCCTCATGTCTCCAGAGCTGCACAGAATTCTGGGAAAATCCAGTCAGTGA